The following DNA comes from Pseudomonas sp. Tri1.
GGCCTTGCCGGCACACAACCCCGCCGCATCCACCGCCAGGTCGCGGTATTGCGGGTCGTAGCCGTTGGGGGCGCGTAGCTGGAGCAGTCTGATCCCACCAGCGATAGCCTTCTGCATGCCGCGCAACAAGCTGGGCGTTTCGAGGCCTTCAGGCGTGATCAGGTATTCGCCCGGCAAGCGGGCCGCCGCGACAATCGGTTGATTGGCCGCCGGAAACTCGTAGTTCGGCAGATCACGGGCCGTCACCCAAGCCAACGGTTGCCCTTCGGCGCCATGGGGCTCGCCGCTGAACGCCGAGACTTCCCAGACATCCAGCAATACCTGTTTGTCCGGGTAATCGTGGCGCACCTTGATCAGCGGCCGAGCGGTGCCGACCACGATGCCCAGCTCTTCATGAAGCTCCCGGGCCAGGGCGGTTTCGACGGACTCATCGGCCTCGACCTTACCGCCAGGAAACTCCCACAGACCGCCCTGGTGCTGGGTGTCGGCACGGCGGGCGATCAGGATCTTGCCAGCAGCGTCACGAATGACCGCCGCCGCTACGTGTACTCGTTTCACCGCGCAGTTTCCTCCAGGCCGGCCTGTTGCCACGCCTTGAACGCCGGCCATTGATAAAGGGTTTCGACATAGGCCGCATCGACCTCGGGCAATTCCACCTGATAGGTGCGCAGGCGCACGGCAATTGGCGCAAAAAACGCGTCGGCCAGGCTCAAGGTACCAAACAGGTAAGGGCCGGCCTCGGTGGCAGCAGCACGGCATTCAGCCCACAGCGCCAGCATCCGCTGGATCTCCGCCTGGACCTCAGGTGGCATCGGCGACAGCGGTGCATTGCGGGTCAACGCAAAGGGCATGTTGCTGCGAATGGCAAAGAAGCCGCTGTGCATTTGCGCACAGGCCGAGCGCGCCT
Coding sequences within:
- a CDS encoding Nudix family hydrolase, with product MKRVHVAAAVIRDAAGKILIARRADTQHQGGLWEFPGGKVEADESVETALARELHEELGIVVGTARPLIKVRHDYPDKQVLLDVWEVSAFSGEPHGAEGQPLAWVTARDLPNYEFPAANQPIVAAARLPGEYLITPEGLETPSLLRGMQKAIAGGIRLLQLRAPNGYDPQYRDLAVDAAGLCAGKAQLMLKGPFEWLGDFPSAGWHITAAQLRKHAAAGRPFGKDRWLAASCHNAEELSLAQQMDVDFVTLSPVQPTQTHPDAQPLGWAEAARLIEGFNKPVYLLGGVGPGERQKAWEAGAQGVAGIRAFWPGA
- a CDS encoding glutathione S-transferase family protein; the encoded protein is MSLHLIIGDKNLSSWSLRGALALALTGAKYTEELVRLDQPDTREKLLKYSATAKVPLLKTEFGVIADSLAIAEYLAEQFPAAGLWPKDVAARAQARSACAQMHSGFFAIRSNMPFALTRNAPLSPMPPEVQAEIQRMLALWAECRAAATEAGPYLFGTLSLADAFFAPIAVRLRTYQVELPEVDAAYVETLYQWPAFKAWQQAGLEETAR